In a genomic window of Thermoanaerobaculales bacterium:
- a CDS encoding helix-hairpin-helix domain-containing protein — protein sequence MSDRKNASRTLRTIAQLTELHGGNPHRARAFANAARAVERIEGDLAEMVASGDILEVRGIGKGTAAVLAEIVSGREPEALAELERATPPGVRELLEIAGLGPKRARTLWQELAINSVGELEYACRENRLVGLPGFGAASQQRLLEAVRFHQASRERRLVHQAWDAAQGLLAELAAAPGIERLEVAGELRRGCETVAAVDVVAVGNPARIGDALRPVVRAVEPLPGVGWSGVTAGGVPARVWTATAESAAWRLVEATGSPAHLEALRRRATEAGLRVADGRLWSSRGALSTAEERDVYSALGCQWVPPELREDGTEVAAAARNALPVLVELGDLHGALHNHTTDSDGAASIAEMADAARALGWRYLGVADHSPAAHYANGLSADRLRAQWRVIDELNDGSGLRLVKGIEADILPDGRLDLPAGCEPGLEYVVASVHSSFRMPAEAQTERILAAVRHPACRVLGHPTGRLLLARPGYELDLERVLEACAEASVAVEINASPYRLDLDAAWARRAIELGALLAVNPDAHDPAGLADLRWGVAVARRAGAEPRHLVNCGDLEGWLARR from the coding sequence GTGTCGGACCGCAAGAACGCCTCCCGAACGCTGCGCACGATCGCCCAGCTGACCGAGCTGCACGGCGGCAACCCGCACCGTGCCAGGGCGTTCGCGAACGCCGCCCGGGCGGTGGAGCGGATCGAAGGCGACCTCGCCGAGATGGTGGCGAGCGGCGACATCCTCGAGGTCCGGGGGATCGGCAAGGGCACCGCGGCGGTGCTCGCGGAGATCGTGAGCGGTCGCGAGCCCGAGGCCCTGGCCGAGCTCGAGCGGGCGACGCCGCCGGGCGTCCGGGAGCTGCTCGAGATCGCGGGCCTCGGCCCCAAGCGCGCGCGCACACTGTGGCAGGAGCTGGCGATCAACAGCGTTGGCGAGCTCGAGTACGCGTGCCGGGAGAACCGGCTGGTCGGGCTGCCGGGGTTCGGCGCAGCCAGCCAGCAGCGGTTGCTCGAAGCGGTCCGCTTCCACCAGGCCTCCCGCGAACGCCGCCTCGTCCACCAGGCGTGGGACGCGGCGCAGGGGTTGCTGGCCGAGCTCGCGGCCGCCCCCGGCATCGAGCGGCTCGAGGTGGCGGGAGAGCTGCGGCGGGGGTGCGAGACAGTGGCGGCCGTCGACGTGGTCGCGGTCGGGAACCCCGCCCGGATCGGCGACGCGCTGCGGCCAGTGGTCCGCGCCGTCGAGCCGTTGCCGGGTGTCGGCTGGTCCGGGGTCACCGCCGGCGGGGTGCCGGCGAGGGTCTGGACGGCCACGGCGGAGAGCGCGGCGTGGAGGCTGGTCGAGGCGACCGGCAGCCCCGCCCACCTCGAGGCGCTGCGGCGGCGGGCAACGGAGGCTGGCCTGCGGGTCGCTGACGGGAGGCTGTGGTCCAGCCGCGGCGCCCTGTCCACTGCCGAAGAGCGCGACGTGTACTCGGCTCTCGGCTGCCAGTGGGTGCCGCCGGAGCTTCGCGAGGACGGGACGGAGGTCGCGGCGGCGGCCCGCAACGCCCTGCCCGTCCTGGTGGAGCTCGGTGACCTGCACGGTGCGCTCCACAACCACACCACCGACTCGGACGGCGCCGCGTCGATCGCCGAGATGGCCGACGCCGCACGCGCGCTCGGCTGGAGATACCTCGGCGTCGCCGACCACTCCCCGGCGGCCCACTACGCCAACGGGCTGTCCGCCGACCGGCTGCGCGCGCAGTGGCGGGTGATCGACGAGCTCAACGACGGCAGCGGCCTCCGTCTCGTCAAGGGGATCGAGGCCGACATCCTGCCCGACGGCCGGCTCGACCTGCCGGCCGGTTGCGAGCCCGGCCTCGAGTACGTGGTCGCGTCGGTGCACTCCTCGTTTCGGATGCCGGCCGAGGCACAGACCGAGCGGATCCTGGCGGCCGTCCGCCATCCCGCGTGCCGGGTCCTCGGGCACCCCACCGGCCGGCTGCTGCTCGCCCGGCCGGGCTACGAGCTGGACCTGGAGCGCGTGCTCGAGGCCTGCGCCGAGGCCTCCGTCGCGGTGGAGATCAACGCCAGCCCCTACCGGCTCGATCTCGACGCGGCGTGGGCGCGCCGGGCCATCGAGCTGGGCGCGTTGCTCGCGGTCAACCCGGATGCCCACGACCCTGCAGGCCTCGCCGACCTGCGCTGGGGGGTGGCGGTGGCGCGGCGGGCCGGCGCCGAGCCGCGCCATCTGGTCAACTGCGGAGACCTCGAAGGCTGGCTGGCGCGGCGGTGA
- a CDS encoding response regulator: MAERVLVVEDDPANAVLIETILSRLGSFAVVSSDDGDEVVRLAAGGGLAGVVMDVSLSDTRVAGEKVDGVELTRRIRRLAGCGRLPVILLTAHAMRGDREQLLFSSGANDYVAKPIADQQGFVDLLRRHIDASGTAG; this comes from the coding sequence ATGGCGGAGAGGGTGCTCGTGGTGGAGGATGATCCGGCCAACGCGGTGCTGATCGAGACCATCCTCTCCCGCCTCGGGAGCTTCGCGGTGGTCTCGAGCGACGACGGCGACGAGGTGGTGCGGCTGGCGGCGGGCGGCGGGCTGGCCGGGGTGGTGATGGACGTCTCGCTGTCCGACACCAGGGTGGCGGGGGAGAAGGTCGACGGTGTCGAGCTGACGCGCCGCATCCGCCGGCTCGCCGGCTGCGGCCGGCTGCCGGTCATCCTGCTGACCGCCCACGCCATGCGCGGTGATCGCGAGCAGCTGCTGTTCTCGTCCGGGGCCAATGACTACGTGGCGAAGCCGATCGCCGACCAGCAGGGTTTCGTGGATCTCCTGCGGCGGCACATCGACGCCTCGGGAACGGCCGGCTGA
- a CDS encoding cyclase family protein, with product MRGDQGPPSGRAAWIDVSRPLTPSTPVWPGDRPFQLTRTEAGGITTSAFSASCHAGSHVEAPRHVDASAGGLDSIPLERLIGPAEVVAVAAAVIAPEHLPAGWSPATPRLLLRTDSHPIDAPIRPGFAALEPRLVHWLADRGVELVGIDTPSVDPHDSHDLPAHHALRERGMTWIEGLWLGGAVPGRYRLVALPMPIAGAEAAPLRAVVRPLAPGEPVA from the coding sequence ATGCGCGGGGATCAGGGTCCGCCGTCGGGTCGAGCGGCGTGGATCGACGTCAGCCGGCCGCTGACGCCCTCGACGCCGGTCTGGCCGGGCGATCGCCCGTTCCAGCTCACCCGGACCGAGGCCGGCGGGATCACGACGTCGGCGTTCTCCGCGAGCTGCCACGCCGGGAGCCACGTCGAGGCGCCCCGTCATGTCGACGCGTCCGCAGGGGGGTTGGACTCGATCCCCCTCGAGCGCCTCATCGGGCCGGCCGAGGTGGTCGCCGTCGCCGCCGCTGTGATCGCCCCGGAGCACCTGCCGGCCGGGTGGAGCCCGGCCACGCCGCGGCTGCTGCTGCGCACCGACAGCCACCCGATCGACGCGCCCATTCGTCCCGGCTTTGCGGCGCTCGAGCCGAGGCTCGTCCACTGGCTCGCCGACCGTGGGGTGGAGCTGGTGGGGATCGACACGCCGTCGGTGGATCCTCATGACAGCCACGACCTGCCGGCCCACCACGCGCTCCGAGAGCGTGGCATGACCTGGATCGAAGGCCTCTGGCTCGGCGGTGCGGTGCCCGGGCGCTACCGGCTGGTGGCGCTGCCGATGCCGATCGCGGGTGCCGAGGCGGCGCCGCTGCGCGCGGTGGTGCGGCCCCTCGCGCCGGGGGAGCCCGTGGCGTAG
- a CDS encoding glycoside hydrolase family 57 protein → MAYISFLWHLHQPAYRTADGVAHAPWVLLHSGGAYLTLARAIADTAGRGQVVSIVPTLLEQLLAYREGNVIDPVAEALTTPAADLSHGQRATVGEWASHMTSRQSARFPRLKELSGRPGNQLSVQQLRDLQLLTLLAHAGDAAWREPELAELADRGHGFSRDDHERLAAWLREQPGRLVEAWRTIAALPEVEIATSPYAHPILPLLIDTGVVRDSWAPAPAPEVPRFCRPEDASRQLAEGLAFMRRHGTAVAGCWPPEGAVSADAVAMYADQGVRWLVTDEGVLDRSLGEPSRDAGAAHPALYRPWQAPGSSPTLFFRDRELSDRVGFVYGGWDDEGVAALDLVRRLRELAARLPEEAAVVIALDGENPWPHYARGGGDFLRVLLDGLADSGPELVPATLEDLAGRLAPAPLPRIHPGSWINAIFATWIGHPEKTAAWELLARVRDAMPDGVVPPSLLLAEGSDWFWWLGEDNPTELAPLYDLIFRRHLADACAQAGITPPVDLSRPLKSAD, encoded by the coding sequence ATGGCCTACATCAGCTTCCTCTGGCATCTGCACCAGCCCGCCTACCGGACCGCGGACGGCGTGGCGCACGCACCATGGGTGCTGCTCCACTCGGGCGGCGCCTATCTCACGCTCGCCCGCGCCATCGCCGACACCGCCGGGCGCGGCCAGGTCGTGAGCATCGTGCCGACCCTGCTCGAGCAGCTCCTCGCGTACCGAGAGGGGAACGTGATCGACCCGGTCGCCGAGGCGTTGACGACACCAGCAGCGGACCTCTCGCACGGGCAACGTGCCACGGTTGGCGAGTGGGCCAGCCACATGACCTCCCGCCAGAGCGCACGCTTCCCGCGCCTCAAGGAGCTGTCGGGCCGGCCCGGGAACCAGCTGTCGGTCCAGCAGTTGAGGGACCTCCAGCTGCTGACCCTCCTCGCCCACGCCGGCGACGCGGCGTGGCGCGAGCCGGAGCTCGCCGAGCTCGCGGACCGAGGCCACGGGTTCTCCCGCGACGACCACGAGCGGCTGGCGGCGTGGCTGCGCGAGCAGCCGGGTCGGCTGGTCGAGGCGTGGCGCACGATCGCGGCCCTGCCGGAGGTCGAGATCGCGACCAGCCCCTACGCCCACCCGATCCTCCCGCTGCTGATCGACACCGGCGTGGTGCGCGACAGCTGGGCCCCTGCGCCGGCGCCCGAGGTGCCGCGCTTCTGCCGTCCCGAGGACGCCTCGCGCCAGCTCGCGGAGGGCCTTGCCTTCATGCGCCGGCACGGGACCGCCGTCGCCGGGTGCTGGCCGCCCGAAGGCGCCGTGTCGGCCGACGCCGTCGCCATGTACGCCGACCAGGGCGTGCGCTGGCTGGTGACTGACGAGGGCGTGCTCGATCGGAGCCTCGGCGAGCCGTCGCGCGACGCCGGCGCCGCGCACCCTGCGCTCTACCGGCCGTGGCAGGCGCCCGGCTCCTCGCCGACGCTGTTCTTCCGCGACCGGGAGCTGTCGGATCGCGTCGGTTTCGTCTACGGCGGCTGGGATGACGAGGGCGTGGCAGCGCTCGACCTGGTCCGCCGGCTCCGCGAGCTTGCGGCGAGGCTGCCGGAGGAGGCCGCCGTCGTGATCGCGCTGGACGGCGAAAACCCGTGGCCTCACTACGCGCGCGGCGGTGGCGACTTTCTCCGTGTCCTCCTCGACGGCCTCGCCGACAGCGGCCCCGAGCTGGTCCCCGCCACGCTCGAGGACCTGGCCGGCCGGCTGGCGCCGGCGCCGCTGCCCAGAATCCACCCAGGGTCGTGGATCAACGCCATTTTCGCCACCTGGATCGGACACCCGGAGAAGACCGCCGCCTGGGAGCTCCTCGCCCGGGTCCGGGACGCGATGCCGGACGGGGTCGTCCCCCCATCGTTGCTGCTCGCGGAGGGCTCGGACTGGTTCTGGTGGCTCGGCGAGGACAACCCCACCGAGCTCGCACCACTGTACGACCTGATCTTCCGCCGCCACCTCGCCGACGCCTGCGCGCAGGCGGGCATCACGCCCCCGGTCGACCTCTCACGCCCGTTGAAGTCGGCCGACTGA
- a CDS encoding DEAD/DEAH box helicase codes for MADTLPPPELGGSAGSLFRINRGQILGMLQRDAAERGYHLYQDRRVMKIVWRGDYVEAALIQPECTVKIPAPEPDGPLQSLCTVCGGPEPCHHTAAALMQWLDIRPTMHRLGPGSAWRAKSRHPFIAPSRIAAERVDLSHLTGADLRSALELQLSLQSSGTASARLVGSTVEIHIRLPSGDTRVVFFSATVLPAALPLLRSLPRIRLEGELDGLELSEARLRPVLASQWTDQGIVLEPAYRLADGNLLPAAKLDGRIHGRWARIGNLLCRVLDPATPLVPFHRKGRQTLAGEEALRFLNLDHPQLSQHGWYLPQGQLATFRGPELPKPASLEAERTPNGTIRIRVHFRAAGTDLDWAQALAIADEGFAHVGDSIVRAPDLHPITRTGFRFPRSHVDRGLLGNQLSFIRLVAESGLPVVAGDDDLRHLADILLGAAAPGIPDPPGLRSRLRPYQRDGVAWLWSRYLAGVGALLADDMGLGKTHQIMGLLCLVRERRPSGNVLVVCPRGVLEHWGTLLEAYAPDIPVVVFHGPSRTLERLDRGGQLVLTTYDLLLRATDELCHRGWEVAVFDEAQRIKNPRTKAARAARKVEAGFRVALTGTPLENRLLELWSVVDLILPGYLGSERDFRASYRAPTHHQLHRLRQRLSALTLRRVKEQVLADLPDKVEDLRYCRLAEEQQALYRSIHAQQAPEIAAMLRDPSREVPYMHIFALLTRLKQVCDHPALLTSGPSSPDRSGKLEVFDQILEEALDGDHQVVVFSQYVKMIDLLARYLERRDIPHLVLTGQTRDRSRIVRRFNSEQHERVLLASLLAGGLGIDLTGASVVIHYDRWWNPAKENQATDRVHRLGQRRFVQVFKLIARDTIEERIDAMIRNKTRLIDEVVSPTEELVRGLSRRELAALLDLDIEGDGVVGCERVS; via the coding sequence ATGGCTGACACGCTCCCCCCGCCCGAGCTGGGCGGCAGTGCGGGGAGTCTGTTCCGCATCAACCGCGGGCAGATCCTCGGCATGCTGCAGCGGGATGCGGCGGAGCGCGGGTACCACCTCTACCAAGACCGCCGCGTCATGAAGATCGTCTGGCGCGGCGACTACGTCGAGGCGGCGTTGATCCAGCCGGAGTGCACGGTCAAGATCCCGGCGCCGGAGCCGGACGGTCCGCTGCAGAGCCTGTGCACCGTTTGCGGCGGTCCCGAGCCTTGCCACCACACCGCCGCAGCGCTGATGCAGTGGCTCGACATCCGCCCGACCATGCACCGGCTCGGTCCGGGGTCAGCTTGGCGCGCCAAGTCCAGGCACCCCTTCATCGCGCCCAGCCGCATCGCCGCCGAGCGGGTCGACCTCAGCCACCTCACCGGCGCCGACCTGCGGTCTGCCCTCGAGCTGCAGCTGTCTCTGCAGAGCTCGGGGACCGCTTCGGCGAGGCTGGTCGGCAGCACCGTCGAGATCCACATCCGCCTGCCGTCCGGTGACACCCGCGTCGTGTTCTTCTCGGCCACCGTGCTGCCAGCCGCCCTGCCGCTGCTGCGCTCCCTGCCTCGGATCCGGCTCGAGGGCGAGCTCGACGGCCTCGAGCTGTCCGAGGCCAGGTTGCGGCCAGTGCTCGCGTCACAGTGGACCGACCAGGGCATCGTGCTCGAGCCGGCCTACCGGCTCGCGGACGGGAACCTGCTGCCGGCGGCCAAGCTCGACGGCCGCATCCACGGCCGCTGGGCCCGGATCGGAAACCTGCTGTGCCGCGTGCTCGATCCGGCCACCCCGCTGGTCCCCTTCCACCGGAAGGGGCGGCAGACCCTCGCCGGGGAGGAAGCGCTGCGCTTCCTCAACCTCGACCATCCCCAGCTCAGCCAACACGGGTGGTATCTCCCTCAGGGGCAGCTCGCGACCTTCCGCGGCCCGGAGCTCCCGAAGCCGGCGAGCCTGGAGGCGGAGCGGACCCCGAACGGGACCATCCGGATCCGGGTCCACTTTCGTGCGGCGGGGACCGACCTCGACTGGGCCCAGGCGCTCGCGATCGCCGACGAGGGGTTCGCACACGTCGGCGACTCCATCGTGCGCGCCCCCGACCTGCACCCGATCACGCGCACCGGCTTCCGGTTCCCGAGGTCCCACGTCGACAGGGGCCTGCTCGGCAACCAGTTGAGCTTCATCCGGCTGGTCGCGGAGTCCGGGCTGCCGGTCGTCGCCGGTGACGACGACCTCCGGCACCTCGCCGACATTCTCCTCGGGGCCGCCGCACCGGGCATCCCCGACCCGCCAGGGCTGCGATCGCGCCTGAGGCCCTACCAGCGTGACGGGGTCGCGTGGCTGTGGAGCCGCTACCTGGCCGGCGTCGGCGCCCTGCTCGCGGACGACATGGGCCTCGGCAAGACCCACCAGATCATGGGCCTGCTGTGCCTGGTCCGCGAGCGCCGGCCTTCGGGCAACGTGCTCGTCGTCTGCCCGCGCGGCGTCCTCGAGCACTGGGGCACGCTGCTCGAGGCCTACGCCCCCGACATCCCGGTGGTCGTGTTCCACGGCCCATCGCGCACGCTCGAGCGGCTGGACCGCGGCGGCCAGCTGGTGCTCACGACCTACGACCTCCTGCTGCGCGCGACCGACGAGCTCTGCCATCGCGGTTGGGAGGTGGCGGTTTTCGATGAGGCGCAGCGGATCAAGAACCCCCGCACCAAGGCGGCCCGCGCCGCGCGCAAGGTCGAGGCGGGGTTCCGGGTGGCTCTCACCGGCACGCCGCTCGAGAACCGCCTGCTCGAGCTGTGGTCGGTGGTGGACCTCATCCTGCCCGGCTACCTGGGCTCGGAGCGGGACTTCCGGGCATCCTACCGAGCCCCGACCCACCACCAGCTGCACCGGCTGCGGCAACGCCTGTCGGCGCTCACCCTGCGGCGGGTCAAGGAGCAGGTGCTGGCAGACCTGCCCGACAAGGTGGAGGACCTCCGCTACTGCCGGCTTGCCGAGGAGCAGCAGGCCCTGTACCGGTCCATCCATGCCCAGCAGGCGCCGGAGATCGCCGCCATGCTCCGCGACCCGTCCCGCGAGGTCCCCTACATGCACATCTTCGCCCTGCTGACCCGGCTCAAGCAGGTGTGCGACCACCCGGCGCTTCTGACCAGCGGTCCCTCGTCGCCCGATCGCTCCGGGAAGCTCGAGGTGTTCGATCAGATCCTCGAGGAGGCCCTCGATGGCGACCATCAGGTGGTCGTCTTCTCGCAGTACGTCAAGATGATCGACCTGCTTGCCCGGTACCTCGAGCGGCGGGACATCCCTCACCTCGTGCTGACCGGCCAGACCCGCGACCGCAGCCGGATCGTGCGCCGGTTCAACTCCGAGCAGCACGAGCGAGTGCTGCTGGCAAGCTTGCTCGCGGGCGGCCTGGGCATCGACCTGACCGGGGCCTCGGTGGTCATCCACTACGACCGCTGGTGGAACCCTGCCAAGGAGAACCAGGCCACCGATCGCGTCCATCGTCTCGGACAGCGGCGCTTCGTCCAGGTGTTCAAGCTGATCGCGCGCGACACCATCGAGGAGCGGATCGACGCCATGATCCGCAACAAGACCCGGCTCATCGACGAGGTCGTGTCGCCCACCGAGGAGCTGGTCCGCGGCCTCAGCCGGCGCGAGCTCGCAGCCCTCCTCGACCTCGACATCGAGGGCGACGGGGTCGTGGGATGCGAGCGGGTTTCCTAG
- a CDS encoding Hsp20/alpha crystallin family protein, whose amino-acid sequence MRTLTRWEPINDITSLSQRMDRVFEELMGRGLRRIGDEDRLRGSWSPAVNILEKKDAIVITADLPGLKAEDVEITVDNGVLTIRGERRLEEAADGETYHRVERVYGMFERTFTLPNSVDVNKIDAKFRNGEMVVTLPKREESKPRAVKVAIES is encoded by the coding sequence ATGCGCACACTGACTCGTTGGGAGCCGATCAACGACATCACCAGTCTGAGCCAGCGGATGGACCGGGTGTTCGAGGAGCTGATGGGCCGCGGGCTGCGCCGGATCGGGGACGAGGACCGGCTGCGCGGCAGCTGGTCACCCGCCGTCAACATCCTGGAGAAGAAGGACGCCATCGTGATCACGGCCGACCTGCCGGGCCTGAAGGCCGAGGATGTGGAGATCACGGTCGACAACGGCGTGTTGACGATCCGCGGTGAGCGCCGCCTCGAGGAGGCGGCGGACGGGGAGACCTACCACCGCGTCGAGCGGGTCTACGGCATGTTCGAGCGCACGTTCACGCTGCCGAACTCGGTCGACGTGAACAAGATCGACGCCAAGTTCCGCAATGGCGAGATGGTGGTGACCCTGCCCAAGCGCGAGGAGTCGAAGCCGCGCGCGGTCAAGGTCGCCATCGAGTCCTGA
- a CDS encoding PD-(D/E)XK nuclease family protein has protein sequence MATLSPTPRHQYSFSRVKTFAQCPLRYRFRYVEGRREAFRSIETYLGSTLHAVVEWLYERRDRAEGPALPAALEELARRWGAGWTEDVAVVRAADSADGALRLGREMLSLFHRSTFARDRSETIALEARLTMQLAPDIQFTGVADRIGRIPGGRLFIVDYKTSRSPGTPDEFSEGLQAQLYAGCAIRLHDEAEALAGYHYLRSGRTSWHLVSRTRADGHLHRFGELARAARDAAEFPARPSVLCAWCGLNAICPEARVPAELSGGLRLAADRGWPPLGTAARPQDG, from the coding sequence GTGGCCACGCTGTCGCCGACGCCTCGACACCAGTACTCCTTCTCCCGCGTCAAGACGTTCGCCCAGTGCCCGCTGCGCTACCGATTCCGCTACGTGGAGGGGCGGCGCGAGGCGTTCCGCTCGATCGAGACCTATCTCGGCAGCACGCTGCACGCGGTGGTTGAATGGCTGTACGAGCGGCGCGACCGGGCGGAGGGCCCCGCCCTGCCCGCCGCGCTCGAAGAGCTCGCGAGACGTTGGGGCGCGGGCTGGACCGAGGACGTGGCCGTGGTTCGGGCCGCGGACAGCGCCGACGGCGCCCTCCGGTTGGGGCGCGAGATGCTGTCGCTGTTCCACCGATCGACCTTCGCGCGGGACCGCAGCGAGACCATCGCCCTCGAGGCCAGGCTCACGATGCAGCTCGCGCCCGACATCCAGTTCACCGGCGTTGCCGATCGGATCGGACGCATCCCCGGCGGGCGCCTGTTCATCGTCGACTACAAGACCTCACGTTCTCCGGGCACACCGGACGAGTTCTCGGAGGGCCTGCAGGCGCAGCTGTACGCCGGCTGCGCGATCCGGCTGCACGACGAGGCCGAGGCTCTCGCGGGGTACCACTACCTGCGCTCCGGCAGGACCAGCTGGCACCTCGTGAGCCGCACCCGGGCGGACGGCCACCTCCACCGCTTCGGAGAGCTGGCGCGGGCTGCCAGGGACGCCGCCGAGTTTCCGGCGCGGCCCTCGGTCCTCTGCGCGTGGTGCGGGTTGAACGCGATTTGCCCGGAGGCGCGGGTGCCTGCCGAGCTGTCCGGAGGCCTGCGCCTCGCGGCCGACAGGGGCTGGCCTCCGCTCGGGACCGCAGCCAGACCCCAGGACGGCTGA
- a CDS encoding Nif3-like dinuclear metal center hexameric protein yields the protein MNLLQLVAELDEVLDVEAVNDSCPNGLQVEGRPDVGRLITGVSASRALFTRAVDRDADAVLVHHGVLWNGPEAPRIVGSLRERLRLLIEHRMSLIAYHLPLDRHPELGNAAQLANRLGLVELEPFGELSGVSVGVCGVFAEPVEAEELFVAVAGACGREPQVFEGDRRLVSSVGIVTGAAQRAYREAVTSGLDAFITGEPTEWVLHQAAEDGVHYIAAGHYATERFGVLALGRWLEQHHGLEVEFVDLPNPV from the coding sequence ATGAATCTGCTCCAGCTGGTCGCCGAGCTCGACGAGGTCCTCGACGTCGAGGCCGTGAACGACTCCTGCCCGAATGGCCTCCAGGTCGAGGGGCGGCCGGACGTCGGCCGCCTGATCACCGGTGTGTCGGCGTCGCGGGCCCTCTTCACCCGCGCCGTCGACCGCGACGCCGACGCGGTCCTGGTTCACCACGGGGTCCTGTGGAATGGCCCCGAGGCACCGCGGATCGTCGGATCGCTGCGCGAGCGGCTGCGCCTGCTGATCGAGCATCGGATGTCGCTGATCGCCTACCACCTGCCCCTCGACCGCCACCCCGAGCTCGGCAATGCGGCGCAGCTCGCCAACCGGCTCGGCCTGGTCGAGCTCGAGCCGTTCGGCGAGCTCAGCGGCGTCTCGGTGGGCGTGTGCGGTGTGTTCGCCGAGCCGGTCGAGGCGGAGGAGCTGTTCGTGGCGGTCGCCGGCGCGTGCGGCCGCGAGCCCCAGGTCTTCGAAGGCGACCGCCGGCTGGTGTCGTCCGTCGGCATCGTCACCGGCGCGGCGCAGCGCGCGTATCGGGAGGCGGTCACCTCCGGCCTCGACGCCTTCATCACCGGAGAGCCGACCGAGTGGGTGCTCCACCAGGCCGCCGAGGACGGTGTGCACTACATCGCAGCCGGCCACTACGCCACCGAGCGCTTCGGCGTGCTGGCCCTTGGCCGCTGGCTCGAGCAGCATCACGGGCTGGAGGTCGAGTTCGTCGACCTGCCGAACCCGGTCTAG
- a CDS encoding ATP-binding protein — MVTTTDDRAAVCPHCGGTGWRLVDEAGTQLARRCDCAESARRGQLLERAGIPARYRHCMLGNFELWNPEDPTLGRARRAVEEFVNLYPESGKGLLLMGAVGTGKTHLAVAALHSLIVDKGARGRFADFTTLVLEIQMTFDGSGSSRDILRPLIDADVLVLDELGAGKVTPWVMDLLYYLVNSRYVHDRLTIFTTNYSDFAHTAGAETLTDRVSARIRSRLFEMCRRLELRGGDYRRFQLAEASERSTP, encoded by the coding sequence ATGGTGACGACCACCGACGACCGCGCGGCGGTGTGTCCACACTGCGGCGGCACCGGCTGGCGGCTCGTCGACGAGGCCGGCACGCAGCTCGCGAGGCGATGCGACTGCGCCGAGTCGGCGCGGCGGGGGCAGCTGCTCGAGCGGGCCGGCATACCGGCGCGCTACCGGCACTGCATGCTCGGCAACTTCGAGCTCTGGAACCCCGAGGACCCGACCCTCGGCCGCGCGAGGCGGGCCGTCGAGGAGTTCGTCAACCTCTACCCCGAGTCCGGGAAGGGCCTGCTGCTCATGGGGGCGGTGGGCACCGGCAAGACCCACCTCGCGGTCGCGGCGCTTCACTCGCTGATCGTCGACAAGGGGGCGAGAGGGCGGTTCGCCGACTTCACGACCCTGGTCCTGGAGATCCAGATGACCTTCGACGGGTCGGGCTCGAGCCGCGACATCCTGCGTCCGCTCATCGACGCCGACGTGCTGGTGCTCGATGAGCTTGGAGCAGGCAAGGTGACCCCGTGGGTGATGGACCTGCTGTACTACCTGGTCAACAGCCGCTACGTGCACGATCGGCTCACCATCTTCACCACCAACTACTCCGACTTCGCCCACACTGCGGGCGCGGAGACGCTGACCGATCGGGTGTCGGCGCGGATCCGGTCCCGGCTGTTCGAGATGTGCCGGCGGCTCGAGCTGCGCGGCGGTGACTACCGGCGATTCCAGCTCGCCGAGGCCTCGGAGCGGAGCACTCCGTGA